In Vibrio sp. STUT-A11, a genomic segment contains:
- the rimK gene encoding 30S ribosomal protein S6--L-glutamate ligase, whose amino-acid sequence MKIAILSRNKNLYSTRRLKEAGEARGHEVDIIDTLHCYMDITSSKPAVRFKGEQLPYYDAIIPRIGASISFYGTSVVRQFEMTGSFSVNESVAISRSRDKLRSMQLLSRKGIGLPRTGFANRPDNVKDLIKNVGGAPCVIKLLEGTQGIGVVLAETAKSAEAIVEAFMGLKADILIQEFIKEAGGADIRCFVIGERVVAAMKRQGAEGEFRSNLHRGGSATLVRLSKEERATAIAAAKVMGLKVCGVDILRADRGPVVMEVNSSPGLEGIETATKKDVADMIFQFIEKNAKPYRTRTLGKG is encoded by the coding sequence GTGAAAATCGCTATTTTATCAAGGAATAAGAACCTTTACTCCACGCGTAGATTAAAGGAAGCGGGCGAGGCGCGCGGCCACGAAGTAGACATCATAGACACGTTACACTGCTACATGGATATCACCAGCAGTAAACCCGCGGTAAGGTTCAAAGGTGAGCAATTACCGTATTACGACGCGATTATTCCACGAATTGGTGCGAGTATTTCGTTTTACGGCACATCGGTTGTCAGGCAGTTTGAGATGACAGGCAGCTTTAGTGTCAATGAGTCTGTCGCTATCAGCCGTTCACGCGATAAATTACGCTCAATGCAGCTGCTTTCTCGAAAAGGCATTGGGTTGCCGCGGACAGGGTTCGCTAACCGACCAGACAATGTGAAAGACTTAATCAAAAACGTTGGTGGTGCACCATGTGTGATAAAACTTTTGGAGGGCACACAAGGCATTGGGGTTGTGTTAGCGGAAACGGCAAAATCTGCTGAAGCCATCGTTGAAGCATTCATGGGGCTCAAAGCCGATATTCTGATACAAGAATTTATCAAAGAGGCGGGAGGCGCTGATATTCGTTGTTTTGTTATCGGTGAGAGGGTTGTAGCCGCAATGAAAAGGCAAGGTGCTGAGGGTGAGTTCCGTTCAAACCTACATCGAGGCGGCTCTGCCACTTTAGTAAGATTGTCCAAAGAAGAGCGCGCTACTGCTATCGCTGCAGCAAAAGTGATGGGGCTGAAAGTTTGTGGTGTCGATATTCTAAGAGCGGATCGTGGGCCGGTTGTCATGGAAGTGAACTCATCGCCAGGACTCGAAGGGATCGAAACAGCAACGAAAAAAGATGTCGCAGATATGATTTTCCAGTTTATCGAAAAAAACGCCAAACCTTACAGAACGAGAACGTTAGGCAAAGGTTAA
- a CDS encoding DmsA/YnfE/YnfF family dimethyl sulfoxide reductase yields MTKNKQQSDLMNLTRRGFIKASSAVGSAAALASGIALPFKATPARAEESVTSDEKVVWSACTVNCGSRCPLRMHVQNGEIKYVETDNTGSDVFGDSPQVRACLRGRSMRRRVYNPDRLKYPMKRVGKRGEGKFKRISWQEAYDEIATNMQRLIKEYGNDSIYLNYGTGTLGGTVTKSWPPASTLIARLMNLCGGYLNHYGDYSTAQIAEGLSHTYGGWAMNNSFSDLANAKLNIQFGNNPAETRMSGGGLIHHYVESKNKSNVRTIIIDPRYTDTAGGREDQWIPIRPSTDAALVAGLAHVLITENYVDQAFLDKYCIGYDEKTLPASAPKNSDYKSYILGLGDDGIEKTPQWAAKITGIPVDTIIKLGREMGANKPCAIHQGWGLQRTANGELASRAIAMLSLLTGSVGVSGGSTGARESDINIPFVRFPTVPNPVKTSISMFLWTDAIYRHHEMTDKTDGVRGAERLANPIKMIWNYAGNCLVNQHAEINKTHEILQDDKACEMIVVIDNHMTSSAKYADIILPDLTTSEQDDWAMDGKASNAPYFIYAQKAIEPQFEAKSIYEMCSEIAKRMGVEKAFTEGRTQQEWVEHLYAETRKQDPSLPTFEEMKELGIYKRQYHRDYIAYQDFRNDPEANPLSTPSGKIEIYSETLANIAKEWTLKEDEVIHPLPVYVDSFEGHNDPMTAKYPLQLTGFHFKARCHSTYGNVALLKAAARQEVWINPIDAESRGIKNGDMVSIFNDRGEVRIPAKVTPRILPHVVALGEGAWYAPDGQKVDHAGSINVLTTQRPSPLAKGNPQHSNLVDIKLANKA; encoded by the coding sequence ATGACGAAGAATAAACAGCAATCTGACTTGATGAACCTGACTCGTCGCGGGTTCATTAAAGCGAGTTCTGCGGTAGGTAGCGCAGCGGCGTTAGCCAGCGGTATTGCTCTACCCTTTAAAGCTACCCCAGCACGAGCTGAAGAATCAGTGACTAGTGATGAGAAGGTAGTTTGGAGTGCGTGTACGGTAAACTGTGGTTCACGTTGCCCACTGCGAATGCATGTACAAAATGGTGAGATCAAATATGTTGAAACCGACAATACAGGTAGCGATGTATTTGGTGACAGCCCTCAAGTGAGAGCTTGTCTTCGTGGCCGTTCAATGCGTCGCCGAGTCTATAACCCAGACCGATTAAAGTACCCAATGAAACGGGTTGGTAAGCGTGGCGAAGGAAAATTCAAGCGTATCAGTTGGCAAGAAGCTTACGATGAAATCGCTACGAACATGCAACGTCTAATTAAAGAATACGGTAACGACTCAATCTATTTGAACTACGGTACGGGCACGCTTGGTGGGACGGTAACTAAGTCTTGGCCGCCAGCATCAACATTGATTGCGCGGCTGATGAATTTATGCGGTGGCTATTTAAATCACTACGGTGACTACTCCACAGCGCAAATTGCAGAAGGTCTCAGCCATACTTATGGTGGCTGGGCGATGAACAACTCGTTCTCTGATTTAGCCAACGCGAAGCTCAACATTCAATTTGGTAACAACCCGGCTGAGACACGTATGTCTGGTGGTGGTTTGATCCATCACTATGTCGAGAGTAAAAACAAGTCCAACGTTAGAACCATTATTATTGACCCTCGTTACACCGATACCGCTGGCGGGCGTGAAGACCAATGGATTCCAATTCGTCCTTCTACGGATGCGGCATTGGTGGCAGGCTTAGCGCATGTGCTGATCACGGAGAACTATGTCGACCAGGCTTTCCTCGATAAATATTGTATCGGCTACGATGAGAAAACTCTGCCTGCGTCTGCACCCAAAAACAGCGACTACAAGTCATACATTTTAGGCTTGGGTGATGATGGTATAGAAAAAACACCACAATGGGCTGCTAAGATCACAGGGATTCCTGTCGACACCATTATCAAATTGGGTCGAGAAATGGGAGCCAACAAACCATGTGCGATTCACCAAGGCTGGGGTTTGCAACGCACGGCAAACGGTGAACTAGCATCACGCGCCATCGCTATGCTGTCTCTACTGACTGGTTCTGTCGGCGTGTCTGGTGGTTCAACTGGGGCGCGCGAAAGTGATATCAACATTCCATTTGTTCGTTTCCCGACGGTTCCTAACCCAGTAAAAACCTCTATCTCGATGTTCTTGTGGACGGATGCGATTTACCGTCACCATGAAATGACAGATAAAACCGATGGTGTGCGCGGTGCAGAGCGCTTAGCCAATCCGATCAAGATGATCTGGAACTACGCGGGTAACTGCTTGGTTAACCAGCATGCCGAGATCAACAAAACGCATGAAATCTTACAAGACGACAAAGCGTGTGAAATGATCGTGGTGATCGACAATCACATGACGTCTTCCGCTAAGTACGCCGATATTATCCTGCCGGATTTAACCACCTCCGAACAAGATGACTGGGCGATGGACGGTAAAGCGTCGAATGCGCCTTACTTCATCTATGCTCAGAAAGCGATTGAACCTCAGTTCGAAGCGAAAAGTATCTACGAAATGTGCTCAGAGATTGCCAAACGCATGGGAGTAGAAAAAGCGTTTACCGAAGGGCGGACGCAACAAGAGTGGGTTGAGCATTTGTACGCAGAAACGCGCAAGCAAGACCCATCTCTACCAACCTTTGAAGAGATGAAAGAGTTGGGCATTTATAAGCGTCAATATCACCGTGATTACATTGCGTATCAGGACTTCCGTAATGATCCAGAAGCCAACCCGCTTTCAACGCCTAGCGGTAAGATCGAAATCTATTCTGAGACGTTAGCCAATATAGCCAAAGAGTGGACGCTAAAAGAAGACGAAGTGATCCACCCACTGCCTGTCTATGTGGACTCATTTGAAGGTCACAATGACCCAATGACCGCTAAGTACCCACTGCAGCTTACCGGTTTCCACTTTAAAGCTCGTTGTCACTCTACTTATGGCAATGTTGCTTTGCTTAAAGCAGCTGCTCGTCAGGAAGTATGGATTAACCCGATTGATGCCGAGTCACGAGGAATCAAAAACGGTGACATGGTGAGTATCTTTAATGATCGCGGTGAAGTCCGTATACCTGCCAAAGTGACACCACGAATTTTGCCTCATGTTGTCGCGCTGGGTGAGGGTGCTTGGTACGCGCCTGATGGACAAAAAGTCGATCATGCTGGCTCGATTAATGTGTTAACGACCCAACGACCAAGTCCATTAGCGAAGGGTAACCCGCAACACTCCAATCTGGTTGATATCAAGTTGGCGAACAAAGCATAA
- a CDS encoding DUF2955 domain-containing protein, whose translation MKTLRIWFGCSLGLALSMLFNWSYGFFAIMVPLFILGRIDRFDLSSLLMVFFSAVWTTLQATFLLEYLQFHPVLMTVAVGIMMLFKCIAMMNPKTFLFGYMGLLVGSIVLNFASYDFMDIEEFNVNMWVITFCNILVCALAYWLFPEPDSQAENIAISTPVKRDIDYISQVAMGWVVAMAAFIVFQVADLYDSLSAQASILIILTPMTLAGSMGMAKIRIIGTALGCIAGMAVQLTLGSWYSHGLLFWLAFTIAMGPFCLWLTKGQIKAAIAFSAMSALSVPLTTSLVPEQKDAFFSILYRFSSIFVAVLLTAMVIWVVHHWIRVMLLKHPEMLQNNVTQH comes from the coding sequence ATGAAAACCTTAAGAATTTGGTTCGGCTGCTCTTTAGGTCTGGCATTGAGCATGCTGTTTAACTGGTCATATGGATTCTTTGCCATCATGGTACCGCTGTTTATTCTGGGAAGAATTGACCGTTTTGACCTCTCGTCGTTACTGATGGTGTTTTTCTCCGCCGTTTGGACAACTCTGCAAGCGACTTTCCTGCTGGAGTACTTACAATTCCATCCGGTGCTGATGACTGTAGCGGTCGGCATCATGATGCTGTTTAAGTGCATCGCGATGATGAATCCAAAAACGTTCCTGTTCGGCTACATGGGGCTGTTAGTTGGCTCCATCGTGTTGAACTTCGCCAGCTACGATTTTATGGATATCGAAGAGTTCAACGTCAACATGTGGGTCATCACCTTCTGTAATATTCTTGTTTGTGCACTCGCCTATTGGCTGTTTCCAGAGCCTGATTCACAAGCCGAAAACATCGCAATCTCTACACCGGTGAAAAGAGATATCGATTACATCAGCCAGGTCGCCATGGGTTGGGTAGTCGCGATGGCTGCATTTATCGTTTTCCAGGTTGCTGATTTATATGATTCCTTGTCTGCACAGGCATCCATTTTGATCATCCTGACGCCAATGACTTTAGCCGGTTCAATGGGCATGGCGAAAATCCGCATAATAGGAACAGCGTTAGGCTGCATCGCAGGTATGGCTGTGCAATTAACCTTGGGCAGTTGGTATAGCCATGGCTTACTTTTCTGGCTGGCATTTACCATTGCGATGGGGCCTTTCTGCCTCTGGCTGACCAAGGGGCAAATAAAAGCAGCGATTGCGTTTTCCGCCATGTCGGCGCTATCAGTGCCCTTAACAACTTCATTGGTTCCAGAGCAAAAGGACGCCTTTTTCTCCATCCTGTACCGTTTCAGCTCCATTTTTGTGGCAGTATTACTTACCGCAATGGTGATATGGGTAGTCCATCACTGGATTCGAGTCATGTTATTGAAACACCCCGAAATGCTCCAAAACAACGTCACCCAGCATTAG
- a CDS encoding DMSO/selenate family reductase complex B subunit: MKQYGFYIDSSKCTGCKTCQLACKDYRDLDVKRNYRRVYEYAGGGFVQDGDTWIQNDVFSYYLSIACNHCSNPACVKVCPSGAMHKREEDGLVVVNEEVCIGCQHCANACPYGAPQFSRDKGHMTKCDGCYERVAEGKQPMCVESCPLRALEFGEIHILREKYGVTADVAPLPSSHLTLPNIVIKLNKNAKPTGDTTGYLANPKEV; encoded by the coding sequence ATGAAACAATACGGCTTTTACATAGATTCAAGTAAATGCACAGGTTGTAAAACTTGCCAGCTTGCTTGTAAAGATTATCGAGACTTGGACGTCAAGCGTAACTATCGCCGCGTATATGAATACGCGGGTGGTGGCTTTGTCCAGGATGGAGATACGTGGATTCAAAATGATGTGTTCTCTTACTATTTGTCGATCGCGTGTAACCATTGTTCAAATCCGGCGTGCGTGAAAGTGTGTCCGTCAGGCGCGATGCACAAACGTGAGGAAGATGGGCTGGTTGTGGTTAACGAAGAGGTTTGTATTGGTTGCCAGCACTGCGCCAACGCTTGCCCGTATGGTGCTCCACAATTTAGCCGGGATAAAGGCCATATGACTAAGTGCGATGGTTGCTACGAGCGAGTGGCTGAAGGCAAGCAACCCATGTGCGTTGAATCTTGCCCACTGCGTGCTTTGGAGTTCGGTGAGATTCATATACTGCGAGAGAAATACGGCGTAACCGCTGACGTTGCACCTCTGCCTTCGTCACATCTAACCTTGCCAAACATCGTGATTAAGTTAAACAAAAATGCCAAACCAACCGGTGATACTACAGGTTACTTGGCAAACCCTAAGGAGGTTTAA
- a CDS encoding protein-disulfide reductase DsbD domain-containing protein, whose protein sequence is MNDMTKMTQAVSVLIMTLLLSLFSFQLSAQTPDTGWLTNPQHPPVQTRFVLTGLQDPQEKTVTGYLDVKLTGDWKTYWRSPGEGGVAPSIDWKASKNLSKVDWLWPYPQKFELLGIETQGYKGDTLFPITLHIEDMTKPVAIDAVLTLSSCSTICVLTDYPIQLTFLPSDLQVDEDVMFRYAQAVSHVPQPSPFIEVTQADWDANQSTLQVKLTNTQGWNHPQVLVDGVDDSTRDYSFKLKGTYLAGNVLTASYKVNTWLGEVDLNNQPLFVSIKDDNLLAEEVSQAQAAAIVDALPDTSLTSVFVLALLGGLVLNIMPCVLPVLGMKLSSIVTAHGVERRQIRAQFVASSFGILTSFWILAGFITVLKMTGSAIGWGVQFQSVWFLGLMVLVTGLFGANMLGLFQIRLSSGTNTWLASKGNNSLVGHYVQGMFATLLATPCSAPFLGTAVAFALGADVFTLFAVFTALAIGMALPWILVAVFPSIALKLPKPGKWMNVVKVGFGVMMLATSIWLLTLIANHLPMFWVIVAGLFGFIFIMVRVKIVYGERMLAITGSVSLFLIAGGLLLASVTASKWATPLPQDLAWQKLSNTAIDSHVANGRVVFVDVTADWCITCKANKIGVIWQDPVYSLLQSPSVATLKGDWTHPESSVTDFLRLYGRYGVPFNIVYGPAAPQGIPLPVILTEDVVVSAIKQASGGNS, encoded by the coding sequence ATGAATGATATGACTAAAATGACTCAAGCGGTGTCGGTGCTCATCATGACGCTGCTGTTAAGTTTGTTTTCTTTCCAGCTTTCCGCTCAGACACCCGATACAGGCTGGTTGACCAACCCTCAACATCCACCAGTGCAAACGCGTTTTGTACTGACCGGCTTACAAGATCCGCAAGAAAAAACGGTCACTGGATATCTGGATGTAAAGCTAACGGGAGATTGGAAAACCTATTGGCGTTCACCGGGTGAAGGTGGCGTTGCCCCATCTATTGACTGGAAAGCGTCGAAAAATTTGAGCAAAGTCGATTGGCTTTGGCCCTACCCACAAAAGTTCGAACTACTGGGCATAGAGACACAGGGTTACAAGGGCGACACTTTATTTCCGATCACGCTGCACATCGAAGACATGACCAAACCCGTTGCTATTGATGCGGTATTAACTTTGTCTTCCTGTTCCACGATTTGTGTTTTGACGGACTATCCAATTCAACTGACGTTTCTGCCTTCAGATTTACAGGTTGATGAAGACGTGATGTTTCGTTATGCACAAGCAGTGAGTCATGTTCCGCAACCTTCGCCATTTATTGAAGTTACGCAGGCAGATTGGGATGCCAATCAATCGACGCTGCAGGTAAAGCTGACAAATACCCAAGGTTGGAATCATCCGCAGGTATTGGTAGATGGTGTTGATGACTCCACGCGAGATTACAGTTTCAAGTTAAAAGGAACTTATTTGGCAGGCAATGTCCTGACGGCTAGTTATAAAGTGAATACCTGGCTGGGAGAAGTTGACCTTAATAACCAGCCGCTGTTTGTTTCAATCAAGGACGATAACTTATTAGCCGAAGAGGTTAGCCAAGCGCAAGCAGCAGCGATCGTGGATGCGTTACCAGATACGTCTTTAACAAGCGTATTTGTTTTAGCTCTGCTTGGTGGTCTGGTTCTTAATATCATGCCTTGTGTTCTCCCTGTGCTTGGGATGAAGCTGAGTAGTATCGTCACTGCTCATGGGGTCGAACGTCGTCAGATTCGCGCACAATTCGTCGCTTCTTCATTCGGTATTTTGACGTCGTTCTGGATCCTGGCAGGTTTTATCACCGTGCTTAAAATGACAGGCAGTGCGATCGGCTGGGGCGTACAGTTCCAGAGTGTTTGGTTTCTTGGCTTGATGGTGCTGGTTACTGGGCTTTTTGGCGCCAATATGCTTGGGCTATTTCAGATTCGCCTTTCATCTGGCACGAATACGTGGCTGGCTTCTAAAGGCAATAACTCCCTTGTTGGGCATTATGTACAAGGTATGTTTGCGACTTTACTTGCGACACCATGTTCCGCGCCATTTCTGGGGACGGCGGTGGCTTTTGCGCTTGGGGCTGATGTGTTTACGTTGTTTGCCGTCTTTACTGCGTTGGCAATCGGTATGGCGTTGCCGTGGATTCTGGTCGCTGTCTTTCCGAGTATTGCGCTTAAATTGCCAAAGCCAGGTAAGTGGATGAATGTGGTTAAAGTTGGATTTGGTGTGATGATGCTGGCAACCAGTATTTGGTTGCTGACCTTGATTGCTAATCACTTACCGATGTTCTGGGTCATTGTTGCTGGCTTATTCGGGTTTATTTTTATCATGGTGAGGGTCAAAATCGTTTACGGCGAAAGAATGCTGGCGATAACGGGCTCCGTATCGCTATTTTTGATTGCTGGCGGGTTACTTCTTGCTAGCGTCACTGCCAGTAAATGGGCAACACCACTTCCACAAGACCTTGCATGGCAGAAGCTGTCGAATACGGCAATTGATTCGCATGTAGCAAACGGGCGGGTTGTATTTGTAGACGTCACTGCAGATTGGTGTATCACTTGTAAAGCCAACAAGATCGGGGTGATCTGGCAAGATCCAGTGTACTCGTTATTGCAAAGTCCAAGTGTCGCGACATTGAAGGGTGACTGGACTCACCCAGAGAGTTCTGTAACGGATTTCCTACGTCTATATGGACGTTACGGCGTCCCTTTTAATATCGTCTATGGTCCAGCAGCACCCCAAGGCATCCCCTTGCCTGTCATTCTTACTGAGGATGTTGTCGTCAGTGCGATCAAACAAGCGAGTGGGGGAAACAGTTAA
- a CDS encoding molecular chaperone — protein MIIHTIKILGTLFYHKRGKAESVELVRSLVTENALQTETLNALTALTDEQFERDFSVLFEGMGTMPVPPWGSVYLDKEQVLFGESNTQYRLFLQQHGIALDSGQREPEDQFGLMLLACGYFLEQDNTQAAFELLGEHLMPWGPSYLEQLRDKAPNPFYQLLAADIIKWLDALVQKQQIDVVKKKIYLDE, from the coding sequence ATGATTATCCATACGATTAAAATATTAGGAACACTGTTCTACCACAAACGCGGCAAGGCAGAATCGGTTGAACTGGTACGCTCTTTAGTCACAGAGAATGCTCTACAAACAGAAACCTTGAATGCACTCACTGCTTTAACTGACGAACAATTCGAGCGTGATTTCAGCGTGCTATTTGAAGGAATGGGCACTATGCCAGTGCCACCCTGGGGATCGGTGTATTTAGATAAAGAACAAGTGCTGTTCGGCGAATCGAACACACAATATCGTCTATTCTTACAACAGCATGGTATTGCATTAGATTCAGGCCAACGAGAGCCAGAAGATCAATTCGGTCTAATGTTGTTAGCCTGTGGCTACTTTTTGGAACAAGACAACACACAAGCTGCATTTGAACTGCTTGGAGAACATTTGATGCCTTGGGGCCCAAGCTACCTTGAGCAACTCAGAGACAAAGCACCAAACCCGTTTTATCAGCTATTGGCAGCAGACATCATAAAGTGGCTCGATGCTTTGGTTCAAAAACAACAGATTGACGTAGTGAAAAAGAAGATCTATCTAGATGAGTGA
- a CDS encoding protein disulfide oxidoreductase gives MSSKSRRKSWQHWLIQLLQIVIIVTVVSVGMDWYRTKDIPKQNAPALSAFMSSGQYVDAIKKSHEEPVVVYFWATWCPACKFVSPSVNWISGHYSVIGVSGSSGNEERVKQFMMFKDYRFNNINDPKSKIMQDWKVVVTPTIYVLRNGEITSITTGISTPMGILARIWLAS, from the coding sequence ATGAGCTCTAAAAGCCGTCGTAAATCATGGCAACATTGGCTAATCCAACTGCTACAAATTGTGATCATTGTTACCGTCGTTTCAGTTGGCATGGATTGGTACCGCACCAAAGATATACCCAAACAAAACGCGCCAGCGTTGAGCGCGTTCATGAGCAGTGGTCAATATGTTGATGCCATCAAGAAAAGCCACGAAGAACCAGTGGTTGTCTATTTTTGGGCGACATGGTGTCCGGCATGCAAATTTGTTAGCCCAAGTGTGAACTGGATAAGTGGCCACTACTCGGTAATTGGTGTTTCTGGTTCTTCAGGCAATGAGGAGCGGGTGAAACAGTTTATGATGTTTAAGGATTATCGATTCAATAATATCAATGATCCTAAAAGTAAAATTATGCAAGATTGGAAAGTCGTTGTTACCCCCACCATTTATGTTCTAAGAAATGGTGAGATAACCTCTATTACAACGGGTATTTCCACGCCGATGGGAATATTAGCAAGAATTTGGTTAGCCAGTTAA
- the napF gene encoding ferredoxin-type protein NapF, which yields MSESIDNSRRGFLSRFSQPVKRAQQAEITPRPVARPPHAVDEALFARLCDGCGECQKVCPNSVIELSAQLAKLNLDYNECNLCGECVTACPTDALHASTPVDINLRPQFSQSCNNYLSMECQQCASACPQNAISIQPDELPHINQDRCNGCGQCRSSCYASAITMQLYNPS from the coding sequence ATGAGTGAATCCATCGATAATAGTCGACGGGGCTTTCTGAGCCGTTTTAGCCAACCAGTCAAACGGGCTCAGCAAGCAGAGATAACACCACGCCCCGTAGCTCGCCCGCCTCACGCGGTTGATGAGGCGTTGTTTGCTCGTCTTTGTGATGGCTGCGGTGAATGCCAGAAAGTGTGCCCAAATAGCGTTATCGAGCTAAGTGCGCAACTAGCTAAACTTAATCTCGATTACAATGAGTGCAACTTATGTGGCGAATGCGTTACAGCCTGTCCTACTGACGCTCTGCACGCATCCACTCCTGTTGATATCAACTTACGCCCGCAATTCTCACAAAGTTGTAATAACTATCTAAGCATGGAGTGTCAACAATGTGCTTCGGCTTGCCCACAGAACGCGATATCTATTCAACCTGACGAACTTCCACACATAAATCAGGATCGATGCAATGGTTGTGGACAGTGTCGCTCCAGCTGTTATGCGAGTGCGATAACAATGCAGTTGTATAACCCGAGCTAA
- a CDS encoding DmsC/YnfH family molybdoenzyme membrane anchor subunit: protein MIFHEYSLIFFTVLAQTAVGGYLLVSARTLVMGFDEEKINSYKIPMFALWVIMGLGFLFSITHLGSPLRAFNSFNQLGSAWLSNEVFFGAAFFAVGGLQWLLSVLKVGGGAVQKTLMIGAMVLGCIFMYSMVNVYMINTVPTWFNMYTPLSFVMTMVVCGLLLSQLVIVSAKDSRFSVDRNIIMLAVVAVAISLVVTVGKMNLIGDIQSSVVKASELVDGLGGYLGIQVALLLAGLLIWVLPMVNKSSVNPINLTVALVLILASELVGRGLFYSLHMTVGL from the coding sequence ATGATTTTCCATGAGTATTCTTTGATCTTCTTTACTGTGCTGGCGCAAACGGCAGTCGGTGGTTATTTACTCGTCAGCGCACGTACGTTAGTGATGGGCTTTGATGAAGAGAAAATTAACAGCTACAAAATACCGATGTTTGCGTTGTGGGTGATCATGGGCTTGGGCTTCCTATTTTCGATAACGCATTTAGGTTCTCCACTACGAGCATTTAACTCATTTAACCAGTTAGGTTCAGCGTGGTTGTCTAACGAAGTGTTCTTTGGCGCAGCATTCTTTGCTGTTGGTGGACTTCAGTGGCTGCTGTCGGTGTTAAAGGTCGGTGGTGGTGCTGTTCAAAAAACGCTGATGATAGGTGCAATGGTGTTGGGCTGTATTTTTATGTACTCGATGGTCAATGTGTACATGATCAATACTGTTCCAACCTGGTTTAATATGTATACACCATTAAGCTTTGTGATGACGATGGTGGTGTGTGGTTTACTGTTATCGCAATTGGTGATTGTTTCCGCAAAGGATAGCCGTTTTTCAGTCGATCGAAATATTATTATGCTCGCCGTCGTTGCAGTTGCAATTAGCCTCGTTGTGACAGTCGGGAAAATGAACCTTATTGGTGATATACAAAGTTCCGTTGTCAAAGCTTCTGAGCTGGTGGACGGACTTGGTGGCTATCTGGGTATACAGGTCGCACTGTTACTCGCTGGTTTACTTATCTGGGTATTACCCATGGTGAACAAGTCGAGTGTTAACCCGATTAACTTAACCGTAGCGCTGGTACTGATCTTAGCCTCTGAACTGGTAGGGCGTGGACTGTTTTACAGCCTACATATGACGGTTGGGTTGTAG
- a CDS encoding alkene reductase translates to MNKLFTPIQVGHALCTNRVAMAPMTRARVHNADDAADENTAIYFAQRASAGLLITEGSPISKQGQGFLYIPGIYSQTQVEGWKATTKAVHDRGGKIFIQIWHVGRMSHTSLQPNGGTPVSSVDTKANGTCFAYDENGQAGKVEVSQARGLTMDEIQQVKLDYVQAAENAMEAGFDGVEIHAANGYLIEQFVNAGLNTRDDQYGGETMENRLRFALEVTDAVCDAIGAEHTGIRISPFGRYGDMPEFKGEEETWLELGAELAKRDLAYVHLNDQDLPQGGTTMPSGFVEKFRNTYSGVLMIAGAFDKNKAQSYLDNELVDMVAFGRPYIGNPDLVERMQNDWPLSEAQREHFYGGDEKGYIDYPTYQEQANIA, encoded by the coding sequence ATGAATAAACTATTTACCCCTATCCAAGTTGGTCACGCGTTATGTACGAATCGAGTCGCCATGGCTCCAATGACTAGAGCTCGTGTACACAATGCAGATGATGCCGCCGATGAAAATACTGCGATTTACTTTGCTCAGAGAGCGTCAGCCGGTTTGCTGATTACTGAAGGATCGCCGATTTCTAAGCAAGGACAAGGGTTCCTTTATATCCCGGGTATCTATAGCCAAACGCAGGTTGAAGGCTGGAAAGCGACAACAAAAGCCGTGCACGATAGAGGCGGTAAGATATTTATTCAGATCTGGCATGTTGGTCGTATGTCACATACCTCGTTGCAACCTAATGGTGGTACGCCAGTAAGCAGTGTTGATACAAAAGCGAACGGCACTTGCTTTGCTTATGATGAGAATGGTCAAGCTGGCAAAGTTGAGGTTTCTCAAGCTCGCGGCCTTACAATGGATGAAATTCAACAAGTTAAACTGGATTATGTTCAAGCGGCTGAGAATGCGATGGAAGCGGGCTTTGACGGTGTCGAGATCCATGCTGCCAACGGCTACTTGATTGAGCAATTTGTTAATGCGGGTTTGAACACGCGAGATGACCAGTACGGCGGTGAAACGATGGAAAACCGCTTGCGCTTTGCACTTGAAGTCACCGATGCGGTTTGTGATGCCATTGGCGCAGAACATACAGGAATTCGTATTTCACCTTTTGGGCGTTACGGTGATATGCCTGAGTTTAAAGGCGAAGAAGAGACTTGGCTGGAACTTGGCGCAGAGCTGGCAAAACGTGATTTAGCTTATGTGCACTTAAATGACCAAGATCTTCCTCAAGGTGGAACAACCATGCCTTCTGGATTTGTTGAAAAGTTCCGTAATACCTATTCTGGTGTACTAATGATTGCAGGTGCTTTCGACAAAAATAAAGCACAAAGCTATTTAGATAACGAGCTGGTCGACATGGTTGCATTCGGTCGACCATATATTGGTAATCCAGATCTTGTAGAACGCATGCAGAATGATTGGCCGCTAAGTGAAGCTCAACGTGAACATTTCTACGGTGGTGACGAAAAAGGCTATATTGATTACCCGACCTACCAAGAACAAGCCAATATCGCGTAA